In uncultured Desulfobacter sp., one DNA window encodes the following:
- a CDS encoding IS701 family transposase, giving the protein MMLPNIRQNDYLYPIPKFDLNAQDIEKFNHELSCFHSEFHDYFKRSESREHFLNYMSGQFSELERKSIEPIALNVKGGNVRAMQRFVSDAPWEDDKIMVKYRNLVASDLQSPDGALIFDESGFAKKGNESIGVSKQYCGNLGKVDNCQVGVFAAYASEAGYSLVDKRLFIPEKWFGDDFESRRKKCKLPAETIFKTKPQLAVEMLKNLADEGTLPFKYILADSLYGVSPEFIEAANKLVGTTYFVSVPGKTLCWLKSPVTIEKKYKYKGEQHTKTVLFDTEKKPISLSALAKNTNSYFWYRRKVSEGTKGPIVYEFTRRRVTLSGEGLPQREVWVVIRRSIGKNPEYSYYISNASSSVRLPLFVWLSGMRWAIEQCFEETKSELGMDQYEVRKFPGWHHHIITCMLGHFFLWHLKIRLGKKSSIYYAGPAEILVSSPFTDKGE; this is encoded by the coding sequence ATGATGTTGCCCAATATTCGCCAAAACGACTATTTGTACCCGATTCCAAAATTTGACCTTAACGCCCAAGATATTGAAAAGTTCAATCATGAGCTTAGCTGCTTCCATTCTGAGTTTCACGACTATTTCAAAAGAAGCGAATCAAGAGAGCATTTTTTGAATTACATGAGTGGACAATTCAGCGAGCTTGAAAGAAAATCCATTGAGCCAATTGCTCTGAATGTCAAAGGCGGCAATGTACGAGCTATGCAGCGGTTTGTGAGCGATGCGCCATGGGAGGATGATAAAATAATGGTTAAATATCGTAATCTTGTTGCATCTGATCTCCAAAGTCCAGATGGCGCTCTGATCTTTGATGAATCCGGATTTGCAAAAAAAGGAAACGAATCTATAGGCGTTTCAAAACAATATTGCGGTAATCTTGGTAAGGTTGATAACTGCCAAGTTGGGGTGTTTGCCGCTTACGCCTCTGAAGCAGGATATTCCTTGGTTGATAAACGCCTTTTCATTCCGGAAAAATGGTTTGGCGATGACTTTGAATCTCGTAGAAAAAAATGTAAGCTACCTGCGGAAACTATATTTAAGACTAAGCCTCAATTAGCAGTGGAAATGTTAAAAAACTTAGCCGATGAAGGTACTCTTCCGTTCAAATACATTTTGGCAGATTCTCTTTACGGCGTCAGTCCAGAATTCATAGAAGCTGCAAACAAATTGGTTGGCACTACCTATTTTGTATCAGTCCCCGGCAAGACACTATGCTGGCTGAAATCCCCTGTTACTATAGAAAAAAAATATAAATATAAAGGCGAACAACACACAAAAACCGTTCTTTTTGACACTGAAAAAAAGCCCATATCTTTGTCTGCTCTTGCTAAAAATACGAATTCCTATTTCTGGTACCGACGAAAAGTATCTGAGGGGACCAAAGGACCAATTGTTTATGAATTCACTCGCCGGCGAGTGACACTTTCAGGCGAAGGGCTCCCCCAACGAGAAGTATGGGTGGTCATACGCAGGTCCATCGGTAAAAATCCTGAATACAGCTACTATATCAGCAATGCTTCAAGCAGCGTCCGGCTGCCGCTATTTGTTTGGCTGAGTGGTATGCGCTGGGCAATCGAGCAATGTTTTGAGGAAACAAAATCAGAACTGGGCATGGATCAATATGAGGTTAGAAAATTTCCAGGCTGGCATCACCATATAATAACATGCATGCTTGGACATTTTTTCCTCTGGCACCTGAAAATCAGGCTGGGGAAAAAAAGCTCCATCTATTACGCTGGCCCTGCTGAGATTCTTGTTTCAAGCCCTTTTACCGATAAGGGAGAATGA
- the uvrB gene encoding excinuclease ABC subunit UvrB, which yields MGLFNLVSPYGPAGDQPKAIDYLVRGVEADEKYQVLLGVTGSGKTFSMANIINRVEKPSLIIAPNKTLAAQLYNEFKMLFPDNCVEYFVSYYDYYQPEAYIPSSDTYIQKDSSINELIDKMRHSATRSVLARKDVIVVASVSCIYGLGAPEEYLDLRVTLGRDMDISREDVIRKFVDIQYTRNDVDFHRGTFRVRGDRLEIFPAYEEDKAVRIDFFGDTIEEISEIDALKGTVINRFDQMAIYPASHYVTNKKTRKQAVGRIVAELKERLAFLNDQNLLVEAQRLEERTRYDLEMLEEIGYCNGIENYSRHLTGRAPGQPPPTLLDYMDQDFMLFFDESHISVGQLGAMYKADRSRKETLVKHGFRLPSAVDNRPLKFEEFKDLVPRTIFVSATPGDYEMEKAGVRVAEQIVRPTGLLDPQVEIRDAKTQVDDLYQEILKRVDAQERVLVTTLTKRMAEDLTDYYSDLGLKVKYLHSDIGTVERIDIIQDLRRGLFDVLIGINLLREGLDIPEVSLVAILDADKEGFLRSFRSFIQIFGRAARNAYGRVLMYAEKETGSMKKALAETRRRRKIQKSYNQAHGITPSTINKKINSFDYTMADMNANTVEAAVNEELKAYDADELNLEDVIRDLEAKMNEAAENLEFEQAAQYRDKIRELKKIKTAQP from the coding sequence ATGGGACTGTTCAATTTGGTGTCTCCCTACGGCCCGGCCGGGGATCAGCCAAAGGCCATTGATTATCTGGTCCGTGGGGTCGAGGCGGATGAAAAATACCAGGTGCTTTTGGGCGTAACCGGTTCGGGCAAGACTTTTTCCATGGCCAATATCATCAACCGGGTGGAAAAGCCAAGCCTGATTATTGCGCCCAACAAGACCCTGGCGGCCCAGCTTTACAATGAGTTCAAAATGCTGTTCCCGGATAATTGCGTGGAGTATTTTGTCTCCTATTATGATTATTATCAGCCTGAAGCCTATATCCCGTCTTCGGATACCTATATCCAGAAGGATTCTTCCATCAATGAATTGATCGATAAAATGCGGCACTCGGCGACTCGAAGCGTTCTGGCCCGCAAGGATGTGATTGTGGTCGCTTCGGTCTCCTGTATTTACGGTCTGGGGGCGCCCGAGGAATATCTGGATTTGCGGGTGACCCTGGGCAGGGACATGGATATATCACGGGAGGATGTGATCCGTAAATTTGTGGATATCCAGTACACCCGCAATGATGTGGATTTCCACCGGGGTACCTTCAGAGTCCGTGGAGACCGACTGGAAATTTTTCCGGCCTATGAAGAGGATAAGGCTGTCCGCATTGATTTTTTTGGTGATACGATTGAAGAGATCAGTGAGATTGATGCCCTGAAAGGTACAGTGATCAATCGATTTGACCAGATGGCCATCTATCCGGCCTCACATTATGTCACCAATAAAAAGACCCGGAAGCAGGCTGTAGGGCGTATTGTGGCCGAGCTCAAAGAGCGGTTGGCGTTTTTGAATGACCAGAACCTGCTGGTGGAGGCTCAGCGCTTGGAGGAACGTACCCGTTACGATCTTGAGATGCTGGAGGAGATCGGATATTGCAACGGCATTGAAAATTATTCCCGGCATCTCACGGGCCGGGCGCCGGGTCAGCCGCCGCCCACGCTTTTAGATTATATGGATCAGGATTTTATGCTCTTTTTTGATGAAAGCCATATTTCGGTTGGCCAGCTTGGGGCTATGTACAAAGCAGACCGGTCCAGGAAAGAAACGCTGGTCAAGCACGGGTTTCGTCTGCCGTCTGCTGTAGACAACCGGCCATTGAAATTTGAGGAGTTCAAGGATCTGGTGCCCCGGACCATTTTTGTGTCGGCCACCCCCGGGGACTATGAGATGGAAAAGGCTGGTGTCCGGGTCGCCGAGCAGATTGTCCGGCCCACAGGTCTGCTCGATCCCCAGGTGGAGATCCGGGATGCCAAGACACAGGTTGACGACCTGTACCAGGAGATCCTCAAACGGGTGGATGCCCAGGAACGGGTTCTGGTGACCACATTGACCAAGCGCATGGCAGAGGATCTTACCGATTACTATTCAGATTTGGGCCTCAAGGTAAAATACCTGCATTCGGACATCGGCACAGTGGAACGTATTGATATTATCCAGGATCTTCGACGGGGTTTGTTCGATGTGCTCATCGGCATTAATCTGCTGCGGGAAGGTCTGGATATTCCGGAAGTGTCGCTTGTGGCTATTCTCGATGCGGACAAGGAGGGCTTTTTACGCTCCTTTCGCTCCTTTATTCAGATTTTCGGCCGGGCAGCGCGTAATGCCTATGGCCGGGTTCTTATGTATGCGGAAAAAGAGACCGGCTCCATGAAAAAGGCTCTGGCTGAAACCCGCCGCCGCCGCAAGATTCAAAAATCCTATAACCAGGCCCACGGCATTACACCGTCCACCATCAATAAAAAAATAAACAGCTTTGATTACACCATGGCAGACATGAATGCCAATACGGTTGAAGCGGCTGTAAACGAGGAACTCAAAGCCTATGATGCGGATGAGTTGAATCTGGAAGATGTGATTCGGGACCTTGAGGCAAAAATGAATGAAGCGGCTGAAAATCTGGAGTTTGAACAGGCTGCACAATATCGGGATAAGATCAGGGAATTGAAAAAGATTAAAACTGCCCAGCCATAA
- a CDS encoding CoA-binding protein produces the protein MEEKKETVAVVGASPLKDRYSNKAQTMLEEYGHLPVPVAPKHETIEGKTVYHALSDIPQTIDTVTMYLGPTRQDKVIEQILNIKPKRVIFNPGTENPQAYERLKSAEIKVQEACTLVLLKTDQYMKPFNP, from the coding sequence ATGGAAGAAAAAAAAGAGACCGTTGCCGTGGTAGGAGCAAGTCCCCTAAAGGACAGGTATTCCAACAAGGCCCAGACCATGCTGGAAGAATACGGGCACCTCCCCGTACCCGTAGCCCCCAAACACGAAACCATTGAAGGCAAAACCGTTTATCATGCGCTTTCAGATATCCCCCAGACCATCGACACGGTGACCATGTACCTAGGCCCGACCCGGCAGGACAAGGTCATTGAACAGATTCTGAACATCAAACCCAAGCGGGTGATCTTCAATCCCGGCACGGAAAATCCCCAGGCCTACGAAAGACTCAAATCGGCTGAAATCAAAGTTCAGGAGGCCTGCACCCTGGTGCTTTTGAAAACCGACCAATATATGAAACCCTTTAATCCTTAA
- a CDS encoding glutamine--tRNA ligase/YqeY domain fusion protein yields the protein MDTQAAKGHFIENIIKEDLAGNKNNGRVATRFPPEPNGFLHIGHAKSICLNFKIAQQFNGKCNLRFDDSNPAKEKQIYIDSIKSTVSWLGFNYNTPFYASNYFDALHDYAVELIKIGKAYVCSLSAEEMREYRGTLTEPGKNSPYRDRSVEENLDLFGRMKAGEFDEGEHTLRAKIDMSSPNINLRDPVIYRVKKAPHPRTGDKWCIYPMYDFTHCISDALEGITHSLCSLEFEDHRPLYDWILDNITIPCHPQQIEFARMNINYTVLSKRKLQRLISEEVVSGWDDPRLPTLEGMRRRGYTPAAIRNFCDVIGVSKKESRIDMGLLESCLRDDLNENAHRVMGVIRPLKVTLENYPEGHTETLSAMNHPKKPEAGKREVSFSKHLYVEQDDFMEDPPKKFFRLGPGREVRLRAAYLVTCKEVIKNEAGEVVELICTYDPETRGGNAPDGRKVKGTIHWVNAQNCIDAQVRLYDRLFKDENPEKDGQDFVKNLNPDSLEILEHAKLERSLEKAKPEAVYQFERLGYFCLDSKESTPEKPVFNRTVTLRDTWAKVAKK from the coding sequence ATGGATACACAAGCCGCCAAAGGGCATTTTATTGAAAACATTATCAAAGAAGATCTTGCCGGAAATAAAAACAATGGTCGCGTGGCCACGCGCTTTCCGCCGGAACCTAACGGTTTTCTGCACATCGGCCATGCAAAATCCATCTGCCTTAATTTTAAAATAGCCCAGCAATTCAACGGAAAGTGCAACCTGCGGTTTGATGACTCCAACCCGGCCAAAGAGAAACAGATTTACATTGATTCCATCAAGTCAACCGTCTCATGGCTGGGCTTTAATTACAATACACCGTTCTATGCATCAAACTACTTTGACGCCCTCCATGACTATGCCGTTGAACTGATTAAAATCGGTAAAGCCTATGTATGTAGTCTCTCTGCAGAAGAAATGAGGGAATATCGCGGCACGCTTACCGAACCGGGTAAAAATTCACCTTACAGAGACAGAAGTGTAGAGGAAAACCTGGATCTGTTTGGACGAATGAAGGCCGGCGAATTTGATGAAGGCGAGCACACCCTGAGGGCTAAGATCGACATGTCCTCTCCCAACATCAACCTGAGAGACCCGGTGATCTACAGGGTCAAAAAAGCACCCCACCCCCGCACCGGAGACAAGTGGTGCATTTACCCCATGTACGACTTCACCCACTGCATCTCCGACGCCTTGGAAGGAATAACACACAGCCTGTGCAGCTTGGAATTTGAAGATCACCGGCCCTTGTACGACTGGATTCTGGACAATATCACCATACCCTGTCATCCCCAGCAGATCGAATTTGCCAGGATGAACATCAACTATACGGTGTTAAGCAAAAGAAAACTGCAACGCCTGATCAGCGAAGAGGTGGTGTCCGGATGGGATGATCCCAGACTTCCCACCCTGGAGGGCATGCGCCGCAGGGGGTACACCCCGGCTGCTATTCGCAATTTCTGCGATGTAATCGGGGTATCCAAAAAAGAGAGCCGCATTGACATGGGACTGCTTGAATCTTGTCTCAGGGACGACCTCAACGAAAATGCCCATAGGGTTATGGGGGTTATCCGGCCTTTGAAAGTGACGCTGGAAAACTATCCTGAGGGCCATACCGAAACCCTTTCCGCCATGAACCATCCCAAAAAACCGGAAGCCGGTAAGCGTGAAGTCAGTTTTTCCAAGCATCTCTATGTTGAACAGGATGACTTCATGGAAGATCCACCCAAAAAATTCTTCCGTCTGGGACCGGGACGGGAGGTACGCCTGCGGGCCGCCTACCTGGTTACCTGCAAAGAGGTTATTAAAAATGAGGCCGGGGAAGTGGTTGAACTGATCTGCACCTATGACCCTGAAACCCGCGGCGGCAACGCCCCGGACGGCAGAAAGGTCAAGGGCACCATCCACTGGGTAAATGCCCAGAACTGCATTGATGCACAGGTCCGGCTTTACGACAGGCTGTTCAAGGATGAAAATCCGGAAAAAGACGGGCAGGATTTTGTGAAAAATCTCAACCCGGACTCCCTTGAAATTCTGGAACACGCTAAACTGGAAAGGAGCCTTGAAAAGGCTAAACCTGAGGCAGTTTACCAATTTGAACGTTTAGGCTATTTCTGCCTGGATTCAAAAGAGAGCACACCGGAAAAACCGGTTTTCAACCGGACGGTGACGCTCAGGGATACCTGGGCAAAGGTAGCAAAAAAATAG
- the cysS gene encoding cysteine--tRNA ligase, protein MSLRIYNTLSGKKEEFVPIKANKAGMYVCGPTVYDTSHIGHARSVVVFDMVYRWLMQLGYEVTYVRNFTDVDDKIIKKSNETGDSCTAITTKYIDEFHNEMDALNVLRPTIAPKATEHIDHIVRFVQRLIDLGKAYHVEGGDVYFSISSFEEYGKLSHRNPDDMQAGARIAVDEKKRSPLDFTLWKPAKPGEPSWDSPWGKGRPGWHIECSAMSYEYLGESFDIHGGGKDLIFPHHENEIAQSEASFGVPFVKYWIHNGFVDINNEKMSKSLGNFTMIKEVLADYSPEVIRMFLLSKHYRSPIDYSENSMREVSVGLDRIYAFLERLDKAGITPEMIEQEHGALWGKLVDALNDDFNSAKAMAEVFDAVKTGNKLLDDAGDAPGDGDKKLLAGIYADIRSASKILGIFMLSADDYFADKKDKAMADQDVDPAVIDGLIAERAAARKSKDFAQADEIRDQLQAMKIVLEDGPQGTTWRIE, encoded by the coding sequence ATGAGTTTACGGATTTATAATACCCTGAGTGGAAAAAAAGAAGAATTTGTTCCAATTAAAGCCAATAAAGCCGGGATGTATGTGTGCGGTCCCACTGTATATGATACCAGCCATATCGGCCATGCCAGATCTGTGGTGGTGTTTGATATGGTGTACCGGTGGCTGATGCAGCTTGGGTATGAGGTGACCTATGTGCGTAATTTTACGGATGTGGATGATAAGATTATCAAAAAATCCAATGAGACCGGCGATTCCTGTACTGCCATCACTACAAAATATATTGACGAATTTCACAATGAGATGGACGCGCTTAATGTGCTTCGGCCCACCATCGCACCCAAAGCTACCGAACATATTGATCACATTGTCCGTTTTGTCCAGCGCTTGATTGATCTGGGTAAGGCCTACCATGTGGAAGGCGGAGATGTTTATTTTTCCATTTCATCTTTTGAAGAATACGGAAAATTGTCCCACCGCAATCCCGATGATATGCAGGCCGGTGCCCGGATTGCCGTGGACGAGAAAAAGAGAAGCCCTTTGGATTTTACGTTGTGGAAACCGGCCAAACCCGGCGAGCCTTCCTGGGACAGCCCATGGGGAAAAGGTCGGCCTGGCTGGCACATTGAATGTTCAGCCATGAGCTATGAATATCTTGGGGAGAGCTTTGATATCCATGGCGGGGGCAAGGATCTGATTTTCCCCCACCATGAAAACGAGATTGCCCAAAGCGAGGCGTCCTTTGGTGTGCCCTTTGTCAAATACTGGATACACAATGGTTTTGTGGACATTAACAATGAAAAGATGTCCAAGTCCCTGGGTAACTTCACCATGATTAAGGAGGTGCTGGCCGACTACAGTCCCGAAGTTATCCGTATGTTTCTGTTGTCCAAGCATTACCGCTCGCCCATTGATTACAGTGAAAACAGTATGCGCGAGGTGTCTGTAGGGCTTGATCGTATTTATGCTTTCCTGGAGCGTCTGGATAAGGCAGGTATTACCCCGGAAATGATCGAGCAAGAACATGGTGCGTTGTGGGGAAAGCTTGTTGATGCGTTGAACGATGATTTCAACTCCGCAAAAGCCATGGCCGAAGTATTTGATGCGGTTAAGACCGGTAATAAGCTGCTGGATGATGCCGGTGATGCTCCCGGAGACGGTGACAAAAAACTTCTGGCCGGCATCTATGCGGATATCAGGTCCGCCTCAAAAATTTTGGGCATTTTTATGTTGTCGGCGGATGACTATTTTGCCGACAAAAAAGACAAAGCTATGGCGGACCAGGATGTAGACCCTGCCGTGATTGATGGGCTTATTGCTGAGCGGGCTGCTGCCCGAAAATCTAAAGATTTTGCTCAGGCCGATGAAATCCGGGATCAGCTTCAGGCAATGAAAATTGTCCTGGAGGATGGGCCCCAAGGTACCACATGGCGCATTGAATAA
- the ispF gene encoding 2-C-methyl-D-erythritol 2,4-cyclodiphosphate synthase: MQIRVGTGTDVHELVVGPKLVIGGVEIEHSMGLKGHSDADVLLHAVCDALLGAAGLGDIGEHFPDTDPAYKGMDSTRFLSICNGKIQDKGFMVGNLDCTIFAQAPKMSPHKKAMADCIARVLELSPDRVNIKATTTEHLGFIGRKEGIAAQATVLLHKNES; the protein is encoded by the coding sequence ATGCAGATAAGGGTGGGTACAGGAACCGATGTCCATGAGTTGGTTGTCGGGCCTAAGCTGGTTATCGGCGGGGTCGAGATCGAACATTCCATGGGGTTAAAAGGGCATTCGGATGCGGATGTGTTGCTGCATGCCGTTTGCGACGCCCTTTTAGGGGCTGCGGGCTTGGGTGACATCGGAGAGCATTTTCCGGATACGGATCCGGCATACAAAGGCATGGATTCCACCCGGTTTCTGAGTATATGCAACGGGAAAATTCAGGATAAAGGATTTATGGTCGGCAATCTTGACTGCACCATCTTTGCCCAGGCCCCGAAAATGAGTCCCCATAAAAAGGCCATGGCCGATTGTATCGCCCGGGTTCTGGAATTGTCTCCGGATCGTGTGAACATCAAGGCCACCACTACCGAGCATTTGGGCTTTATCGGCAGAAAAGAGGGCATTGCGGCCCAGGCCACGGTACTGCTGCATAAAAATGAAAGTTAA
- a CDS encoding CGGC domain-containing protein, protein MTKIGLIRCEKNETRCPLTNCFKTMMETTQGFAGYDACTPAGVFTCRCPGDNVADIAKILKSKGAQAIHLCTCSFASKTEDGWDKTKGGFCSDIEKIAANISQASGLPCTLGTAHLPKDYSPITFK, encoded by the coding sequence ATGACAAAAATCGGACTTATCCGGTGCGAAAAAAATGAAACCAGATGTCCTTTAACCAATTGTTTTAAGACAATGATGGAAACCACCCAGGGGTTTGCCGGTTATGATGCCTGCACGCCGGCAGGTGTATTTACCTGCCGGTGCCCCGGAGACAATGTGGCGGACATTGCAAAAATTTTGAAGTCTAAAGGGGCCCAGGCGATTCATTTATGCACTTGCTCATTTGCGTCCAAAACCGAAGACGGATGGGATAAGACCAAAGGTGGGTTTTGTTCGGATATTGAAAAGATCGCAGCCAATATTTCCCAGGCCTCAGGCCTGCCCTGTACTTTGGGCACGGCCCATCTGCCCAAGGATTATTCTCCGATCACCTTTAAGTAA
- a CDS encoding NifB/NifX family molybdenum-iron cluster-binding protein: MKVAISAYGQDLDAEINPRFGRCDFLLIVDTDTMAYESFANESMNLTGGAGIQTASFVISKGVQAVLTGSCGPNAMEVFNSAGVAVYPGQAGTVAQAVTRLKNNELTSVTQATAEEKSGVNPGTSPQRPMADPNARTPGMGAGRGMGGGGRGMGGGGRGMGGCGRGMGGGRGMGGGSGMGGGSGMGRQR, translated from the coding sequence ATGAAAGTCGCAATCAGCGCATATGGTCAAGACTTGGATGCTGAGATCAATCCCAGGTTCGGCAGGTGTGATTTTCTTTTGATCGTTGATACGGATACCATGGCTTATGAAAGCTTTGCCAATGAGAGTATGAATTTGACCGGAGGCGCAGGTATTCAGACAGCCTCCTTTGTGATTTCCAAAGGTGTTCAGGCCGTTTTAACCGGCAGTTGCGGCCCCAATGCCATGGAGGTGTTTAATTCAGCAGGTGTGGCTGTGTATCCGGGGCAGGCAGGTACCGTGGCCCAGGCCGTGACCCGGCTGAAAAACAATGAATTGACAAGTGTAACCCAGGCTACCGCCGAAGAAAAGTCAGGCGTGAATCCGGGAACTTCCCCCCAAAGACCCATGGCAGACCCCAATGCCCGGACTCCCGGCATGGGGGCGGGTAGAGGAATGGGAGGCGGCGGCCGGGGAATGGGCGGCGGTGGCCGAGGTATGGGTGGCTGCGGCCGTGGTATGGGCGGTGGCCGAGGCATGGGCGGCGGTAGCGGCATGGGCGGCGGTAGCGGCATGGGCCGACAGCGTTAA
- a CDS encoding HAD-IIB family hydrolase — protein sequence MTEMPHSGKALVFTDLDGTLLDHDTYGFEPALPALAMLAQKKIPVILNSSKTLVEIIKIRSALGNCHPFIAENGSVVAVPEQTFPGLAQKDSLFQQQSGLLVKRLGGDRNTVLAILNRLRQTHGFSFEGFADMKPARLSQVTGLTEAQVIQAGQRLSTEPILWKGSPEQWEAFTGHLADAGLGWVQGGRFISISRPFEKKDGVACLLKLYTADTGSVPLTIGLGDSPNDQAMLNMMDIAVVIRSARCDQITLNQPHTVIRTTAKGPEGWQEAMDTIFNT from the coding sequence ATGACTGAAATGCCACACAGCGGTAAAGCACTCGTATTCACAGATCTTGACGGCACCCTTCTGGACCATGATACCTATGGTTTTGAACCGGCGTTGCCGGCCCTGGCCATGCTTGCCCAAAAAAAGATCCCTGTCATCCTTAATTCCAGCAAAACCCTGGTTGAAATAATTAAAATTCGCAGTGCCCTTGGCAATTGCCACCCTTTTATCGCAGAAAACGGCTCTGTGGTGGCCGTACCGGAACAGACATTTCCCGGCCTGGCCCAAAAAGATTCTTTATTTCAACAGCAATCAGGGCTCCTGGTTAAACGGCTTGGGGGCGACAGAAACACGGTTTTAGCCATACTAAATCGTTTACGGCAGACACATGGCTTTTCCTTTGAAGGCTTTGCCGATATGAAGCCGGCCCGGCTTTCACAGGTCACGGGACTAACAGAAGCGCAGGTCATACAAGCAGGGCAGCGCCTAAGCACTGAACCCATTCTTTGGAAGGGATCCCCCGAACAATGGGAGGCGTTTACCGGACATCTCGCGGACGCCGGCCTTGGCTGGGTCCAGGGCGGACGGTTTATCTCCATATCCCGACCCTTTGAAAAAAAGGACGGGGTGGCCTGCCTACTGAAACTTTATACTGCAGATACGGGCAGCGTACCCCTCACCATAGGCCTTGGTGACAGCCCCAATGACCAGGCTATGCTGAATATGATGGACATTGCAGTTGTCATCCGTTCAGCCCGCTGTGATCAAATTACGTTAAATCAACCACACACCGTTATCCGCACCACAGCAAAAGGGCCTGAAGGGTGGCAGGAGGCCATGGACACGATTTTCAACACATAA
- a CDS encoding glycosyl transferase, protein MGDFHQNGIITILHNLSRKPVEELESQLSGFSKKRPLGLVLPSLFSELEGRALAHIVEELAKVTYLDQIVIGLDRANEEQYRHALKFFSRLPQHHRILWNDGPRLRAIDKKLTQLDLAPTEAGKGRNVWYCFGYVLASSLVDAVALHDCDILTYERSLLARLIYPVAHPEFAYKFCKGYYARFTESKVNGRVSRLLVSPLLSALKKICSSSDSLDYLESFRYPLAGEFSMRTDVLEELRMPTDWGLEVGILYEMKRNYSLNRICQVDIADTYDHKHQPLSFDDADAGLSKMSIDIAKAIFKKLATEGEIFTAETFRTIKATYYRQALDFVEIYHNDALMNGLTLDRHKEEQAVELFAENILAAGNSFLEGPHTTPFIPAWNRVKSAFPEIMDDLKDAVEKDYEQYHP, encoded by the coding sequence ATGGGCGATTTTCATCAAAACGGTATTATCACCATATTGCACAACCTCTCCAGGAAGCCGGTGGAAGAGCTGGAATCCCAGCTCAGTGGATTTTCAAAAAAACGGCCACTGGGCCTGGTGCTGCCCTCTCTTTTCTCCGAGCTTGAAGGACGGGCCCTGGCCCATATTGTGGAAGAACTGGCCAAGGTCACTTATCTGGATCAAATTGTCATCGGGCTGGATCGGGCCAATGAAGAACAGTATCGGCACGCCCTTAAATTTTTTTCCCGCCTGCCCCAACACCACCGTATTCTCTGGAACGATGGGCCACGATTACGCGCCATAGACAAAAAACTGACACAGCTGGATCTGGCACCCACGGAAGCAGGCAAGGGCAGGAACGTCTGGTATTGCTTTGGATATGTTCTGGCATCGAGTCTGGTGGATGCCGTGGCGTTGCATGACTGTGATATCTTGACCTATGAGCGTTCCCTGCTGGCCCGTCTGATCTATCCTGTGGCCCATCCCGAATTTGCCTATAAATTCTGCAAAGGGTATTATGCCCGATTTACCGAATCCAAGGTCAATGGGCGGGTGAGCCGGCTTCTGGTATCGCCTTTGTTATCCGCTTTGAAAAAAATCTGTTCATCATCCGACTCTCTAGATTATCTGGAGAGCTTCAGATATCCCCTGGCCGGGGAATTTTCCATGCGAACCGATGTGCTTGAAGAGTTACGAATGCCAACGGACTGGGGGCTTGAGGTAGGTATTTTGTACGAAATGAAACGCAACTACAGCCTAAACCGCATTTGTCAGGTGGACATTGCCGACACTTACGACCACAAGCATCAGCCATTAAGCTTTGATGATGCGGATGCAGGGCTCTCCAAAATGAGCATTGACATTGCCAAGGCCATCTTTAAAAAGCTGGCCACAGAAGGTGAAATCTTTACCGCTGAAACCTTCCGGACCATTAAGGCCACCTACTACCGGCAGGCCCTGGATTTTGTGGAAATCTACCACAATGACGCTTTGATGAACGGATTGACCTTGGACCGCCACAAAGAAGAACAGGCTGTGGAGCTGTTTGCCGAAAACATCCTGGCCGCGGGGAACAGTTTCCTTGAGGGCCCCCATACAACGCCGTTTATTCCGGCCTGGAACCGGGTGAAATCCGCTTTTCCCGAAATTATGGATGACTTAAAAGACGCGGTTGAAAAAGACTATGAACAATATCACCCTTAA